The Apium graveolens cultivar Ventura chromosome 11, ASM990537v1, whole genome shotgun sequence genome has a window encoding:
- the LOC141696419 gene encoding uncharacterized protein LOC141696419 has translation MVNETADVPKIVETGSGGTTTIDWTTYCFSQPIDLSGLQFAMSLVENAPDWLRAKLESAGTDELILIAKVLWSIWFFRNKKVCEGKQVDSRDAMGWGTRFFVDWRLVKAQTLQISTTARSCHTQSVTKWSPPSVGAYKLNTDATNVVGAAGFSIGLVIRDHVRIFVAGMVKAIRSRCSVLEAEIVAIREGLRWLEDFTFSRVEVESDSLLFVQAINSPQVNLLEIGFIIDECRDILECRTGWSLSFAKRHANKAAHLMARLPCLLDCQSVSGLLRILCGRH, from the exons atggttaacgaaactgctGATGTTCCTAAAATTGTTGAGACTGGTTCTGGTGGTACTACTACCATTGACTGGACCACGTACTGTTTTTCCCAGCCAATTGATTTATCAG GTCTCCAGTTTGCTATGAGCTTAGTTGAGAATGCTCCTGATTGGTTACGTGCTAAACTTGAATCCGCAGGGACAGATGAGTTAATATTGATTGCCAAAGTTTTATGGAGCATCTGGTTTTTTCGAAATAAAAAGGTTTGTGAGGGGAAACAAGTTGATAGCAGAGATGCCATGGGTTGGGGTACGAGGTTCTTTGTGGACTGGAGGTTAGTTAAGGCTCAGACTCTGCAGATTTCAACTACTGCTCGTTCGTGTCATACGCAATCTGTCACCAAATGGAGTCCTCCATCAGTTGGGGCATATAAGCTTAATACAGATGCAACGAATGTAGTTGGTGCTGCTGGCTTCTCGATAGGGCTGGTGATTCGTGATCATGTGAGGATTTTTGTAGCAGGGATGGTGAAAGCTATCAGGTCGAGGTGTTCAGTGCTTGAAGCGGAGATTGTTGCCATCAGGGAAGGTCTTCGATGGTTGGAGGACTTCACGTTCTCTCGAGTTGAGGTGGAATCCGACTCCCTCCTTTTTGTCCAAGCAATCAATAGTCCTCAAGTCAATCTGTTAGAAATAGGTTTTATCATTGATGAGTGTCGAGATATTCTCGAGTGTAGAACAGGTTGGTCTCTTTCTTTTGCTAAAAGACATGCGAACAAAGCCGCACATTTAATGGCCAGGCTTCCTTGTTTGCTAGATTGCCAAAGTGTTTCCGGTCTCCTCCGAATATTATGTGGGAGACATTGA